CCAACGAACTCTTCCGGCTAAATTACAGGATTACCAGATCAATACAGCACAAATGCGGTTGTTAGGTACTTCAAAATCCCTCTACCCCTTTCATAATATGTGAATTGTGCTCGCTTTTCCGAACCGCATCGTGCCTTTTTGGTTGCTATCACCACCGTTGTTGAATCGACAAGTTATAAACAAGCTCTTCAGCGCCAAGTTTGGAAACAGGCAATGCGGTCTGAAATTGAAGCTTTAGAGGCAAATCAGACTTGGACGATTGAGGATTTACCTCCTGGGAAGAAAGCCATTGGTTCTAAATGGGTTTACAAGATAAAACATAATGCAGATGGAACCATTGAACGTTACAAGGCACGTCTGGTGGCTCTCGGTAATCGTCAAAAAAAAGGAATAGACTATGGCGAAACTTTCGCACCTGTTGCGCGAATGCAAACAGTACGCATGTTTCTCGAAGTCGCTACAGGAAATAACTGGCTGGTTCATCAGATGGATCTCCACAACGCCTTCTTACATGGCGATCTTCAAGAAGAAGTGTACATGAAGCTTCCTCCAGGATATTTAGAGGCTGATAGCAACAAGGTTTATCGTTTGCATAAATCGTTATATGGTCTTAAGCAAGCACCCCGCTGCTGGTTTGCTAAGCTGACCACCGCCTTGCGAGAATATGGTTTTGTTCAGTCTTTATCCGATTACTcgttatttgtttttgataaaggGGGAATCCGAATTCATCTACTGATATATGTTGACGATATGATAGTCTCTAGCAACTCCATTGAAGCTCTCACTGTGTTCAAAGGCTATCTTGCTACCTGTTTCAAGATGAAAGACTTAGGAGCTCTGAAATATTTCTTGGGTATTGAGGTCTCTCGCAGTTCACGCGGTTTTTATCTAAGTCAATGTAAATATGCTCTTCAGCTTGTCACCGATGCTGGTTTGCTTGGATGCAAACCCGACACTTTTCCACTCGAACAGAATCACAAGCTCGCCGTCTCCACTTCTCCTTTTCTGTTTGAACCAGAGCAATACCGTCGCTTGATTGGTCGTCTCATTTACTTGGCTGCAACTCGACCAGACTTGGCTTATTCAGTTCAATTCCTTGCCCAGTTAATGAAAACACCTCGAGAGGATCATTGGGAAGCTGCTATAAGGGTTGTTCGATACTTAAAAGGCAATCCTGGTCAGGGAATCTTGTTAAAGGCACAGTCAAATTTTCAAATCACTAGATGGTGTGATTCGGATTATTCTGGTTGTCGCCTAACACGACGGTCTGTTTCAGATTATTTCATTCAGGTTGGCACATCTCCTGTCtcatggaaaacaaagaagcagaaaataGTGAGTATGTCTTCCGCTGAAGCTGAATACCAAGCAATGGCTTATATCACCAAGGAACTCATTTGGCTCAAGCATGTTTTGCATGATCTTGGGGTTTCACATCCCCAACCAATGCGTCTTCATTGTGATAGCCAGTCCGCTATTCATATTGCGACGAACCCGGTGTTTCACGAGCGTACAAAGCACATTGAAAACGTCTGTCATTTTGTCCGTGACGAGATTCAGTCTCGCAATATTCAACTAGTTCATGTTCAAAGCAATGCACAGTTAGCAGACATCTTCACCAAACCTCTCGGCCGATCAAGTTTTGAAACATTTTGTGGGAATCTGGGCATTCTTGATCTGCATGCTCCAGcttgagggggggggggggNNNNNNNNNNNNNNNNNNNNNNNNNNNNNNNNNNNNNNNNNNNNNNNNNNNNNNNNNNNNNNNNNNNNNNNNNNNNNNNNNNNNNNNNNNNNNNNNNNNNNNNNNNNNNNNNNNNNNNNNNNNNNNNNNNNNNNNNNNNNNNNNNNNNNNNNNNNNNNNNNNNNNNNNNNNNNNNNNNNNNNNNNNNNNNNNNNNNNNNNNNNNNNNNNNNNNNNNNNNNNNNNNNNNNNNNNNNNNNNNNNNNNNNNNNNNNNNNNNNNNNNNNNNNNNNNNNNNNNNNNNNNNNNNNNNNNNNNNNNNNNNNNNNNNNNNNNNNNNNNNNNNNNNNNNNNNNNNNNNNNNNNNNNNNNNNNNNNNNNNNNNNNNNNNNNNNNNNNNNNNNNNNNNNNNNNNNNNNNNNNNNNNNNNNNNNNNNNNNNNNNNNNNNNNNNNNNNNNNNNNNNNNNNNNNNNNNNNNNNNNNNNNNNNNNNNNNNNNNNNNNNNNNNNNNNNNNNNNNNNNNNNNNNNNNNNNNNNNNNNNNNNNNNNNNNNNNNNNNNNNNNNNNNNNNNNNNNNNNNNNNNNNNNNNNNNNNNNNNGTAATGGGATATTATTCTCTCTGAAATCATATCCCACATATCACGATACAAAGTTCATTAGTTTCCATATTCTGCATTGTATATTCTCTGCAAATCTCTGTAGTTATTACTACTTGCTGGCTACGCTTCTGTATTGATATATATCTGTACTCATACACAAAGATGAATAACACACAAACATTTATCTCCTTCCTCTGTTATTACAATGTCCTATTTCGCGGCATACGGATCTCGGCGACCCATTTCCCCTAATGGTGTTGTCTGATCCCTCTATATAGCTTGGTGGCGCTGAAGGGTTGAATCGGCGGTGGCAGATCACCTTCTTGACttaacattttcatcatcatcattcttcCGCTCGGGCTCAGCTTCAGAATGTCTCTCCAGTACTGCAagagtagttgttgttgttgtactaAACATGGTTGCACCTGAAGTTTAGGACCGAATGAGAtcatttgttgttgtctttgtctTGAAAGGTCACTCCGGTATAAAAACGGTTGTTGATTCTGAATTGTTGGAGAGAGGGAAAATGGAAAAGCCACCCTcgaagaagagacgaagacaGAGCATGTAGTTGTTGGCGGCGGCTGAGGAGTAGCATAAGGATTATGTCGGTCGAAGGTTCTGGTCTTCCTAAGACTACTTTGAGACAAAGAGGAAGCATCACCAAACCACATGACCGAGCCAGAACTCGAATCTTTATTCTTGCTGCTACTAAATTggagctcctcctcctccaactcTATCTCCAGAGCCGGCCAAGAGGTCAAGCAAGCCAAGCATTGGCTTGCAGCCGtgcatattaaaaagaaaattttggcCATTTTCTATAAAAACTAGTTGTTAGCTCACGCTACGCGTGAGTTTTTACATAATCGCTATTCTATTTTgaaaaagtaatataaattaacatgttattgttattttgttttttcgatgtacatcaaaatttaaagactacgtaatatgaatttaaataaaataaataaatcaaattttttttgatgataataTAGTGCAATTAAGTCATATTGTATCTTACATGCCATATGCCATATATGTTTGTAGTTGtagtcatatttcaaaatcattgtgatatatattctcataaaatttattttgtggtgttagttatacatatttatttatttatggtgatagcttaaagagatttaaaataatttaattaagaaaaaatcaaaatagtaaACAGTAGGTTTACAACatctcatacatatataactaagtgAGTCTAACCATAGACTATTAGACTAAtacattttccataaaaataaaataaaaaaacagcaaCTACCTTATTAGGTTATTATCTTAAAGTATTTAATTGTGTCTagactttgatttatatgaaattataatatttcatataggaaaagataattaaactatatatcatatattcaaTGTATATCCTATTCAAATAAACTGAAACTTTTATGAAGTTAAGATATCATTGgttaaatgaagaaaaaatgatgatattgtagaatttataatattatgGGAGATTTGAAATATGAGGTCATGAGGGTTATAGTGagatatgtgtcttttttttaatagataatacaAAAATTGATGTATCAAAGGTAATTatttgagagttacaaaagtgCAATTAAGTGCATActaatacatttttaacatgttctattatattaaactaaattcattgagaacactactatattattatgggagttacaaacaaacttttatattttttcaaatcctaaaattaaaacctatttaatttaaaagtgagtgttggtgaatccataatttgattaaaaagtataatatgttaTACATTGATGTTTTAAaggaataggaacatctaattctcaaataaacttgatttttttgttaaaaccaacatatgtgaatttaaatttaactatagaaatttaaataataaatatgaatagattagaaaggcaagaactataaaagaaatattttatttttatataaataaaataaaaattgaaaacaatgttaaatatatataatactttctaaattaaaatatagaatcaaactctt
The Camelina sativa cultivar DH55 chromosome 15, Cs, whole genome shotgun sequence DNA segment above includes these coding regions:
- the LOC104748879 gene encoding ethylene-responsive transcription factor ERF053-like, with translation MAKIFFLICTAASQCLACLTSWPALEIELEEEELQFSSSKNKDSSSGSVMWFGDASSLSQSSLRKTRTFDRHNPYATPQPPPTTTCSVFVSSSRVAFPFSLSPTIQNQQPFLYRSDLSRQRQQQMISFGPKLQVQPCLVQQQQLLLQYWRDILKLSPSGRMMMMKMLSQEGDLPPPIQPFSATKLYRGIRQHH